The Oenanthe melanoleuca isolate GR-GAL-2019-014 chromosome 1A, OMel1.0, whole genome shotgun sequence genome contains a region encoding:
- the WASHC1 gene encoding WASH complex subunit 1 isoform X1, giving the protein MTYLFFPLGTMATVAQKHVLEGQPYSVPLIQPDLRREEAVQQVADALQYLQKVSGDIFNRISQRVEASRAQLQAIGERVTLAQAKIEKIKGSKKAIKVFSSAKYPAPERLQEYSSIFAGAEDPAKQKWPRHKIQSKHRMLDEKALQEKLKYFPVCVSTKIHQEDDAEEGLGSLPRNISSLSSLLLFNTTENLYKKYVFLDPLAGAVTKTHVALETETEEKLFDAPLSITKRGQLDRQVAENYFYVPDLGQVPEIDVPSYLPDLPGIAADLMYSADLGPGIAPSAPSSAIPELPTFNTESVEPLQPDLQGAELLPPPPPPPPPPPPVMPTPVPPPPPLPQPMAPSEPARTVSEESSSTVPAASVQGAPKEVVNPSTGRASLLESIRQAGGIGKANLRSVKERKLEKKKQKEQEQVRVTGQGGDLMSDLFNKLVLRRKGISGKGPGASGNTDAPGSPAGAFARMSDSIPPLPPPQQPVGEEDEDDWES; this is encoded by the exons ATGACCTATTTGTTCTTTCCTTTAGGCACAATGGCCACAGTAGCCCAGAAGCACGTTTTGGAAGGGCAGCCGTACTCAGTGCCCCTGATCCAGCCAGACCTACGCAGGGAGGAGGCTGTGCAGCAGGTGGCAGATGCGCTTCAGTATCTGCAGAAGGTGTCAGGCGATATCTTCAACAG GATCTCTCAGCGGGTGGAGGCCAGCcgggcacagctccaggccatCGGGGAGAGAGTCACACTCGCCCAGGCGAAGATTGAGAAGATAAAGGGCAGCAAGAAGGCTATTAAG GTCTTTTCCAGTGCCAAGTACCCGGCCCCTGAACGGCTGCAGGAGTACAGTTCAATTTTTGCTGGTGCAGAAGACCCAGCCAAACAGAAATGGCCAAGACACAAGATTCAGAGCAAACACCGAATGCTGGATGAAAAAGCTCTGCAG GAAAAGCTCAAGTATTTCCCTGTGTGCGTGAGCACCAAAATTCACCAGGAGGATGATGCAGAAGAAGGCCTTGGCAGCCTTCCCAGGAAcatcagctccctcagctccctgctcctcttcaATACCACTGAGAACCT GTACAAGAAGTATGTGTTCCTGGATcctctggctggagctgtgaccAAGACCCATGTGGCTCTGGAAACAGAGACAGAAGAGAAGCTCTTTGATGCACCTCTCTCCATCACCAAAAGGGGACAGCTGGACCGACAG GTTGCTGAAAATTACTTCTACGTGCCAGATCTGGGCCAGGTCCCTGAGATTGATGTGCCCTCCTACCTGCCCGACCTGCCTGGCATTGCTGCAGATCTCATGTACAGCGCCGACCTGGGCCCTGGCATTGCACCCTCTGCCCCCAGCAGTGCTATTCCAGAGCTGCCCACTTTCAACACCGAGTCAGTGGAGCCTTTGCAACCAG ATCTTCAAGGTGCTGAGCTATTgccacctcctccccctccGCCTCCTCCACCGCCTCCTGTAATGCCAACCCCGGTGCCTCCTCCACCgcctctgccccagcccatgGCACCCTCGGAGCCGGCTCGGACAGTGAGcgaggagagcagcagcacagtgcctgcAG cttcaGTGCAGGGAGCCCCAAAGGAGGTGGTGAACCCCTCTACTGGGCGTGCCAGTCTCCTGGAGTCCATCCGCCAGGCCGGGGGCATTGGGAAGGCCAACCTTCGCAGTGTCAAGGAGAGGaagctggagaaaaagaagcagaaggaacaaGAACAAG TGAGAGTTACAGGACAAGGTGGAGATTTGATGTCAGACCTCTTCAACAAGCTGGTGCTGAGGCGCAAAG GTATTTCAGGGAAAGGACCAGGAGCCTCTGGGAACACGGATGCTCCTGGCAGTCCTGCTGGTGCCTTTGCTCGCATGTCGGACTCAATACCacccctcccacccccacagcagcctgtaggtgaggaggatgaggatgacTGGGAGTCATAG
- the WASHC1 gene encoding WASH complex subunit 1 isoform X2, with translation MATVAQKHVLEGQPYSVPLIQPDLRREEAVQQVADALQYLQKVSGDIFNRISQRVEASRAQLQAIGERVTLAQAKIEKIKGSKKAIKVFSSAKYPAPERLQEYSSIFAGAEDPAKQKWPRHKIQSKHRMLDEKALQEKLKYFPVCVSTKIHQEDDAEEGLGSLPRNISSLSSLLLFNTTENLYKKYVFLDPLAGAVTKTHVALETETEEKLFDAPLSITKRGQLDRQVAENYFYVPDLGQVPEIDVPSYLPDLPGIAADLMYSADLGPGIAPSAPSSAIPELPTFNTESVEPLQPDLQGAELLPPPPPPPPPPPPVMPTPVPPPPPLPQPMAPSEPARTVSEESSSTVPAASVQGAPKEVVNPSTGRASLLESIRQAGGIGKANLRSVKERKLEKKKQKEQEQVRVTGQGGDLMSDLFNKLVLRRKGISGKGPGASGNTDAPGSPAGAFARMSDSIPPLPPPQQPVGEEDEDDWES, from the exons ATGGCCACAGTAGCCCAGAAGCACGTTTTGGAAGGGCAGCCGTACTCAGTGCCCCTGATCCAGCCAGACCTACGCAGGGAGGAGGCTGTGCAGCAGGTGGCAGATGCGCTTCAGTATCTGCAGAAGGTGTCAGGCGATATCTTCAACAG GATCTCTCAGCGGGTGGAGGCCAGCcgggcacagctccaggccatCGGGGAGAGAGTCACACTCGCCCAGGCGAAGATTGAGAAGATAAAGGGCAGCAAGAAGGCTATTAAG GTCTTTTCCAGTGCCAAGTACCCGGCCCCTGAACGGCTGCAGGAGTACAGTTCAATTTTTGCTGGTGCAGAAGACCCAGCCAAACAGAAATGGCCAAGACACAAGATTCAGAGCAAACACCGAATGCTGGATGAAAAAGCTCTGCAG GAAAAGCTCAAGTATTTCCCTGTGTGCGTGAGCACCAAAATTCACCAGGAGGATGATGCAGAAGAAGGCCTTGGCAGCCTTCCCAGGAAcatcagctccctcagctccctgctcctcttcaATACCACTGAGAACCT GTACAAGAAGTATGTGTTCCTGGATcctctggctggagctgtgaccAAGACCCATGTGGCTCTGGAAACAGAGACAGAAGAGAAGCTCTTTGATGCACCTCTCTCCATCACCAAAAGGGGACAGCTGGACCGACAG GTTGCTGAAAATTACTTCTACGTGCCAGATCTGGGCCAGGTCCCTGAGATTGATGTGCCCTCCTACCTGCCCGACCTGCCTGGCATTGCTGCAGATCTCATGTACAGCGCCGACCTGGGCCCTGGCATTGCACCCTCTGCCCCCAGCAGTGCTATTCCAGAGCTGCCCACTTTCAACACCGAGTCAGTGGAGCCTTTGCAACCAG ATCTTCAAGGTGCTGAGCTATTgccacctcctccccctccGCCTCCTCCACCGCCTCCTGTAATGCCAACCCCGGTGCCTCCTCCACCgcctctgccccagcccatgGCACCCTCGGAGCCGGCTCGGACAGTGAGcgaggagagcagcagcacagtgcctgcAG cttcaGTGCAGGGAGCCCCAAAGGAGGTGGTGAACCCCTCTACTGGGCGTGCCAGTCTCCTGGAGTCCATCCGCCAGGCCGGGGGCATTGGGAAGGCCAACCTTCGCAGTGTCAAGGAGAGGaagctggagaaaaagaagcagaaggaacaaGAACAAG TGAGAGTTACAGGACAAGGTGGAGATTTGATGTCAGACCTCTTCAACAAGCTGGTGCTGAGGCGCAAAG GTATTTCAGGGAAAGGACCAGGAGCCTCTGGGAACACGGATGCTCCTGGCAGTCCTGCTGGTGCCTTTGCTCGCATGTCGGACTCAATACCacccctcccacccccacagcagcctgtaggtgaggaggatgaggatgacTGGGAGTCATAG